In Acidimicrobiales bacterium, the following are encoded in one genomic region:
- a CDS encoding 2-oxoacid:acceptor oxidoreductase subunit alpha, giving the protein MSTTEQEDRAMKVQSLANIVVRFAGDSGDGMQVTGDRFTQGSALFGNDLATLPNFPAEIRAPAGTLAGVSAFQVQIADHDIMTPGDAPTVLVAMNPAALRANVGDLATGATIIVNVDAFDDRALEKAGYDSNPLEDGSLSAFKVYEVPMTTLTLEATKPTGAKPRDAERSKNFFALGLVSWLYHRPMEPTLAWIAERYGRSPLVVEANSLAFRAGYHFGETAELFESSYEVHPFHLPPGTYTTVTGNSALAFGLVAAGKLASLPVFLGSYPITPASDLLHELAKQKHFNVVTFQAEDEIAGIGAALGASFGGALGVTTTSGPGLDLKAETVGLAVSLELPLVVVDIQRGGPSTGLPTKTEQSDLLHAMFGRHGEAPVPIVAAKTPSHCFEAALEAARLAITYRTPVYLLSDAYLANGSEPWRLPDLDELRPIDPGFAREPNGVGPDGSPVFHPYRRDPATGARPWAIPGTPGLEHRIGGLEKADVTGAVSYDGPNHEAMVRARAAKVAGIALDIPPVEHDAQDGARVLVLGWGSTYGAITAAVRRVRERGMRVGHAHLVHLNPFPPDLGEVLARYAHVLIPEVNLGQLALLVRARYLVDAVSLTKVQAAPFRIGEIERAIVDLIELDEAPVEEAR; this is encoded by the coding sequence GTGAGTACGACCGAGCAGGAAGACAGAGCGATGAAGGTGCAGTCGCTTGCGAACATCGTCGTGAGGTTCGCTGGCGACTCGGGCGATGGCATGCAGGTGACGGGCGACCGCTTCACGCAGGGCAGCGCGCTCTTCGGGAACGATCTCGCTACGCTCCCGAACTTCCCGGCCGAGATCCGGGCGCCTGCCGGCACCCTCGCCGGGGTCTCTGCCTTCCAGGTCCAGATCGCGGACCACGACATCATGACGCCCGGCGACGCGCCGACGGTGCTCGTCGCCATGAACCCGGCAGCGCTGCGTGCCAACGTGGGCGACCTCGCGACGGGGGCGACGATCATCGTCAACGTGGACGCCTTCGACGACCGAGCGCTGGAGAAGGCCGGCTACGACTCGAACCCGCTCGAGGACGGGAGCCTGTCGGCCTTCAAGGTCTACGAGGTCCCGATGACGACGCTCACCCTCGAGGCGACGAAGCCGACCGGGGCGAAGCCACGCGACGCCGAGCGCTCGAAGAACTTCTTCGCGCTCGGTCTCGTCTCGTGGCTCTACCACCGGCCGATGGAGCCGACGCTCGCCTGGATCGCCGAGCGCTACGGGCGGTCCCCGCTCGTCGTGGAGGCGAACAGCCTCGCGTTCCGCGCCGGCTACCACTTCGGCGAGACCGCGGAGCTCTTCGAGTCGTCCTACGAGGTGCACCCCTTCCACCTGCCCCCGGGGACCTACACGACGGTCACGGGCAACTCGGCCCTCGCCTTCGGGCTGGTCGCCGCCGGCAAGCTGGCGTCGCTGCCGGTCTTCCTCGGCTCCTACCCGATCACGCCGGCGTCCGACCTGCTGCACGAGCTCGCCAAGCAGAAGCACTTCAACGTCGTGACGTTCCAGGCCGAGGACGAGATCGCGGGCATCGGTGCCGCGCTCGGCGCCTCGTTCGGGGGCGCCCTCGGCGTGACGACGACGAGCGGGCCGGGCCTCGACCTCAAGGCGGAGACGGTCGGCCTCGCCGTCTCCCTCGAGCTGCCCCTCGTCGTCGTCGACATCCAGCGCGGCGGTCCGTCGACCGGGCTCCCGACGAAGACGGAGCAGTCGGACCTGCTCCACGCCATGTTCGGCCGCCACGGCGAGGCGCCGGTGCCGATCGTCGCCGCCAAGACGCCCTCGCACTGCTTCGAGGCGGCCCTCGAGGCGGCGCGCCTCGCGATCACCTACCGCACCCCGGTCTACCTGCTCTCCGACGCCTACCTGGCGAACGGCTCCGAGCCGTGGCGGCTCCCGGACCTCGACGAGCTGCGCCCGATCGATCCCGGCTTCGCGCGCGAGCCGAACGGGGTGGGACCGGACGGCTCGCCGGTCTTCCACCCCTACCGCCGAGACCCGGCCACGGGTGCGCGGCCGTGGGCGATCCCCGGGACGCCGGGGCTCGAGCACCGCATCGGCGGCCTCGAGAAGGCCGACGTCACGGGCGCCGTCTCCTACGACGGACCGAACCACGAGGCCATGGTCCGCGCCCGCGCCGCGAAGGTCGCGGGCATCGCGCTCGACATCCCGCCGGTCGAGCACGACGCGCAGGACGGTGCCCGGGTCCTCGTGCTCGGCTGGGGGTCGACCTACGGCGCCATCACCGCTGCCGTCCGGCGCGTCCGCGAGCGGGGGATGCGCGTCGGGCACGCGCACCTCGTCCACCTCAACCCCTTCCCGCCCGATCTCGGCGAGGTGCTCGCTCGCTACGCCCACGTGCTCATCCCCGAGGTCAACCTGGGCCAG
- a CDS encoding class I fructose-bisphosphate aldolase → MAVDVREALGAEADALLKHEAKGIARDRLVLPGPDYVDRVLAASDRPIPVLRNLEAMLRHGRLGGTGYVSILPVDQGIEHSAAASFAKEPSYFDPAEVVELALEAQCNAVATTLGGLGIVARRYAHKIPFIVKLNHNELLTYPAKADQVPFGTVRQAVDLGAVGVGATIYFGSPEATRQLQEVSAMFAEAHRRGLFTVLWCYLRNSAFKTPAADYHLAADLTGQANHLGVTIEADLIKQKQPENNRGFEALSFGRTDPLVYSTLTSDHPIDLTRWQVVNCYMGRIGLINSGGESKGGDDLAQAVRTAVINKRAGGMGLILGRKAFQRPRDEGVEIIRAVQDVYLDPSITVA, encoded by the coding sequence GTGGCTGTCGACGTGCGTGAGGCGCTCGGCGCGGAGGCCGACGCACTGCTCAAGCACGAGGCGAAGGGGATCGCGCGCGACCGCCTCGTGCTCCCGGGTCCCGACTACGTCGACCGGGTGCTCGCCGCGAGCGACCGCCCGATCCCCGTGCTGCGCAACCTCGAGGCGATGCTGCGGCACGGGCGGCTCGGGGGGACCGGCTACGTGTCGATCCTGCCCGTGGACCAGGGGATCGAGCACTCCGCGGCGGCGAGCTTCGCCAAGGAGCCGTCCTACTTCGACCCCGCGGAGGTCGTCGAGCTGGCGCTCGAGGCGCAGTGCAACGCGGTCGCGACGACGCTCGGCGGCCTCGGCATCGTTGCTCGCCGCTACGCCCACAAGATCCCCTTCATCGTGAAGCTCAACCACAACGAGCTGCTCACCTACCCGGCGAAGGCCGACCAGGTCCCCTTCGGCACCGTCCGCCAGGCGGTCGACCTCGGCGCCGTGGGCGTCGGGGCGACGATCTACTTCGGCTCCCCCGAGGCGACGCGCCAGCTCCAGGAGGTGTCGGCGATGTTCGCCGAGGCGCACCGTCGCGGCCTGTTCACGGTCCTGTGGTGCTACCTGCGCAACAGCGCGTTCAAGACCCCGGCGGCCGACTACCACCTCGCGGCGGACCTCACGGGGCAGGCGAACCACCTCGGGGTGACGATCGAGGCGGACCTCATCAAGCAGAAGCAGCCCGAGAACAACCGCGGCTTCGAGGCGCTCAGCTTCGGACGGACCGATCCGCTCGTGTACTCGACGCTGACGAGCGACCACCCGATCGACCTGACCCGCTGGCAGGTCGTCAACTGCTACATGGGCCGCATCGGCCTCATCAACTCGGGGGGGGAGTCGAAGGGCGGCGACGACCTCGCGCAGGCGGTCCGCACGGCGGTCATCAACAAACGGGCTGGCGGGATGGGTCTCATCCTCGGGCGCAAGGCCTTCCAGCGCCCGCGCGACGAGGGCGTCGAGATCATCCGCGCGGTGCAGGACGTGTACCTCGATCCGTCGATCACGGTGGCGTGA